From Mercenaria mercenaria strain notata chromosome 17, MADL_Memer_1, whole genome shotgun sequence, the proteins below share one genomic window:
- the LOC128549932 gene encoding toll-like receptor 4, which translates to MFNEHCNEENNSTWTCNFIPRVVPEQYIHVRIVDFKRNDKSVIVNSSSFADESWSKVQSLMFNDTTGKNLSCTFLRGCFMGLTSLTGLRIHMSSFEFGRGVFDGLPSVHTLDMSRCYRLFLEDLTEQLKVPNTLPNLQTLILSELGSYVKRNNINLTVVESLLPRNITYIDVSKTQISFANLTAIFKFLKTLERLNVSYSTIADTWSNDITQEDMSHVKVIDMSHATLPAKVIPLFPGKYVVANLTFNYSEARNLDQLKNILTPLVFNMSGILPDPSSGWIYNCTVTIDENLQWNSKQLILSKNNIKYLDAVVRCSNFKFLSLVDLDLSDNGLQMLQPTSCVPNLERIDLSKNNLFMMLQKEPDLFEDLLTTQTKLRFINLANNQLSKAPSKLFKTCKNVEIIDLAYNKLEQLHFDLIDLHHLRVLDVSHNKIKVLDEVSINNLKGIPCAKALTSGEKQCSVVFTSNPIRCSTCVNKSFIKWLVNSKKVDAKTQGLSCTSEDGTNVNVDVSVVRKVQNICNRKTIIIVSSVSTCVTLLAITIVLLFLYRRKRRLQRKRNRENVKNLLIEGEGQYEFVVFLSYSSRDDQFVQENVIDQLNENLQLMTGIDRNLVCTGDQHLRPGFIVHDEIINCLDRSSVIIIVVSNNFCRSSYCQNEFDQAYMQRKPIVLMLMEHVEEELMMPTLRQLYKRDVRILWTSENGQFVLKTTWKNVCRSVLDKVQV; encoded by the coding sequence ATGTTTAATGAACACTGTAACGAAGAAAACAACTCTACGTGGACATGTAACTTTATACCAAGAGTTGTTCCCGAGCAATATATACATGTCCGTATTGTAGACTTTAAGAGAAACGACAAAAGTGTTATAGTCAACAGTTCTAGTTTTGctgatgaaagttggtcaaaagtTCAAAGTCTGATGTTCAATGACACGACTGGAAAGAATTTGTCATGTACGTTTTTACGTGGATGTTTTATGGGATTGACATCATTGACTGGACTGAGAATTCACATGAGTTCTTTTGAGTTTGGACGAGGCGTGTTTGATGGATTACCTTCAGTACACACCTTGGATATGAGCAGGTGTTACCGTCTATTTTTAGAGGATCTTACTGAACAACTAAAAGTACCAAATACGCTACCTAATTTGCAGACTCTTATTCTTTCTGAACTAGGTTCTTATGTCAAACGTAACAACATAAATCTAACAGTCGTTGAATCTCTTTTACCCagaaatataacatatattgACGTGAGCAAAACTCAAATATCATTTGCTAATTTGACAGCGATATTTAAATTTCTGAAAACACTGGAACGTTTAAATGTATCATATTCAACAATCGCAGATACATGGAGTAACGATATCACACAGGAAGATATGTCACATGTAAAAGTTATTGACATGAGTCACGCAACCTTGCCGGCAAAAGTAATTCCACTTTTCCCCGGAAAATATGTCGTTGCAAACCTGACATTCAATTATTCCGAGGCGAGAAATTTAGACCAGCTTAAGAATATCCTTACTCCTTTAGTCTTTAATATGAGTGGAATTCTTCCTGACCCCTCGTCCGGGTGGATCTATAATTGCACTGTTACGATTGATGAAAATTTACAATGGAATTCAAAGCAACTGATTCtaagtaaaaacaatataaagtaCCTTGATGCTGTTGTTAGATGTTccaactttaaatttttatctcttGTCGATCTAGATTTGTCAGATAATGGACTGCAAATGTTACAACCAACCTCTTGTGTGCCGAATTTAGAAAGAATTGACTTATCcaaaaataacttatttatgaTGTTACAAAAGGAACCAGACCTGTTTGAAGATTTGCTCACTACTCAAACTAAACTACGGTTTATCAACCTAGCAAATAATCAACTTTCAAAGGCACcctcaaaattgttcaaaacctgtaaaaatgttgaaattattgaTCTCGCCTACAACAAGCTTGAGCAATTACATTTCGATCTAATTGACTTACATCATCTCCGTGTTCTTGATGTTAGTCATAACAAAATTAAGGTACTTGATGAGGTTTCCATCAACAATCTGAAAGGAATTCCATGCGCAAAGGCACTGACGTCTGGAGAAAAGCAATGTTCAGTCGTCTTCACATCCAATCCGATCAGGTGTTCAACATGTGTCAATAAATCTTTCATTAAATGGCTTGTTAATTCAAAGAAGGTCGATGCGAAAACCCAAGGCCTTTCTTGCACAAGTGAAGATGGCACAAATGTAAACGTTGACGTGTCTGTTGTAAGAAAAgttcaaaatatttgtaatagaAAAACAATTATTATTGTTTCGAGTGTTTCCACGTGTGTTACTTTACTAGCAATCACTAtagtattgttatttttgtatagGCGAAAAAGAAGGCTCCAGAGAAAGCGAAACAGGGAGAATGTAAAAAACTTGTTAATCGAAGGTGAAGGACAATACgagtttgttgtttttctttcatacAGCAGTAGAGATGATCAGTTTGTACAGGAAAACGTGATTGATCAACTCAACGAGAATCTTCAGTTGATGACCGGGATAGATCGGAATCTTGTCTGCACGGGAGACCAGCATTTGCGTCCTGGCTTCATTGTGCACGATGAGATCATCAATTGCCTAGACAGATCTTCAGTGATCATTATTGTGGTGTCCAATAACTTTTGCCGCAGTTCGTATTGTCAAAATGAGTTTGATCAGGCATATATGCAGAGGAAACCAATAGTTCTGATGTTGATGGAACATGTGGAGGAGGAACTAATGATGCCTACACTTAGGCAACTATACAAGAGGGATGTTCGGATTTTGTGGACATCTGAAAATGGACAGTTTGTACTGAAAACGACATGGAAAAATGTGTGCAGATCAGTTCTGGATAAAGTTCAGGTTTAG
- the LOC128549931 gene encoding toll-like receptor 4, protein MFNEHCNEKTNSTWTCNYIPKAVPEKYVHIRIVDFKRKDKSVILNSSSFADESWSKVQTLEFVDTTGRDLTCLFSHKCFKGLKTLKELRIHMNFFQFDPGVFLGLPSVHTLDMSRCYRLVIEDLAEQLKVPNTLPCLQKLYLSEIGTYDKRNNISLSVVEALSLRNIKLVEISKTQITSANVTAIVKMLKSLESVNTSYSTIADTWIRDITQEDMSHVKVVDISYTTLPSKIIKILPGKYVFANASVNYSDLRSSDLVKSIFTLLVINVSGIIPHTSTIWIYNITVTLDEDLHWKVKQLNLRQNNVRYADVVLRCPISKLTSLVNLDLSDNKLQMLHPTTCVPNLEKVDLSKNNLFEMLEQKPDLFEELFYAHTKLQVISLSNNKLLMVPPKLFKHSKYIEIIDLSFNKLEQLHLDLINLQHLRVLDVSNNMIKILDEVSIKNLNEIPCAKSLMSGENQCSIVFTANPIRCSTCDSKPFIEWLVNSKKVDMKVQGLSCSSEDGLTVNIDESALRKVQSICNRRVIIIVSIVSTGVTFLAITIILLLLYRRKRRLRRKRNRENVINLLIEGEGQYEFVVFLSYSSIDDQFVQENVIDQLNENLQLMTGIDRNLVCTGDTHLRPGFMVQDETIQCLDRASLIIIVVSNNFCRSSYCQNEFNQAYMQRKPIVLLLMDHVDEELMMPTLRQLYKRDVRILWTFENGQFVLKTTWENVCRSVLDKVQV, encoded by the coding sequence ATGTTTAATGAACACTGTAATGAGAAAACCAACTCTACCTGGACATGTAACTATATACCAAAGGCTGTACCCGAGAAGTATGTGCATATTCGTATTGTTGACTTTAAGCGAAAAGACAAAAGTGTTATACTTAACAGCTCGAGTTTTGCTGATGAAAGCTGGTCAAAAGTCCAAACTTTGGAGTTCGTTGACACAACTGGAAGGGATTTGACATGTCTTTTTTCACATAAATGTTTTAAGGGATTAAAAACACTGAAGGAATTACGAATTCACATGAACTTTTTCCAGTTtgaccccggtgtctttcttggATTACCTTCAGTGCACACCTTAGATATGAGCAGGTGCTACCGTCTAGTTATAGAAGATCTAGCCGAACAACTAAAAGTACCGAATACACTACCTTGTTTGCAGAAACTGTATCTGTCCGAAATTGGCACATATGACAAACGTAACAATATAAGTCTTTCAGTCGTGGAAGCTCTTTCTCTAAGAAACATAAAATTAGTAGAAATCAGCAAAACTCAGATAACATCTGCTAATGTTACGGCGATAGTTAAAATGTTGAAGTCACTGGAGAGTGTAAATACATCATATTCGACAATCGCAGATACATGGATTAGAGATATCACACAGGAAGATATGTCACATGTGAAAGTTGTTGACATAAGTTACACGACTTTACCGtccaaaataattaaaattcttcCTGGGAAATATGTCTTTGCAAACGCATCTGTCAATTATTCTGATCTGAGAAGTTCAGATCTGGTGAAAAGTATATTTACCCTCTTAGTCATAAATGTGAGTGGCATTATTCCTCACACCTCGACAATATGGATTTATAACATCACGGTTACACTTGATGAAGATTTACACTGGAAAGTAAAGCAACTGAATCTTAGACAGAACAATGTAAGATATGCTGATGTAGTTTTGAGATGTCCAATATCTAAACTTACATCTCTCGTTAATCTGGACTTGTCAGATAATAAACTGCAAATGCTTCATCCAACGACTTGTGTACCAAATTTAGAAAAAGTTGACTTATCTAAAAACAATTTGTTCGAGATGCTAGAACAGAAGCCAGATTTGTTCGAAGAATTATTTTATGCCCATACTAAACTACAAGTCATTAGCCTCTCAAACAATAAACTTCTTATGGTACctccaaaattattcaaacacaGTAAATATATCGAAATCATTGATCTCTCTTTCAACAAGCTCGAGCAATTACACCTCGATCTAATAAACTTACAGCATCTCCGTGTTCTCGATGTAAGCAATAACATGATAAAGATACTTGATGAAGTGTCCATCaaaaatttaaacgaaattcCATGTGCAAAGTCATTGATGTCTGGAGAAAATCAATGTTCAATCGTCTTCACAGCAAACCCGATCAGATGTTCAACCTGTGATAGTAAGCCTTTCATCGAATGGCTTGTTAATTCAAAGAAGGTCGATATGAAAGTCCAAGGTCTATCTTGCTCTAGTGAAGATGGTTTAACTGTAAACATTGACGAGTCAGCTTTAAGAAAAGTTCAAAGTATCTGTAATCGAAGAGTTATCATTATCGTTTCGATTGTTTCCACAGGTGTAACTTTCCTAGCAATCACAATAATATTGTTACTTTTGTATAGACGAAAAAGAAGGCTCCGGAGAAAGCGAAACAGGGAAAATGTAATAAACCTGTTAATCGAAGGTGAAGGACAATACGAGTTTGTAGTTTTTCTGTCATACAGTAGTATAGATGATCAGTTTGTACAGGAAAACGTGATTGATCAACTCAACGAGAATCTTCAGTTGATGACCGGAATAGATCGGAACCTTGTCTGCACGGGGGACACGCATTTGCGTCCTGGCTTCATGGTACAAGATGAGACCATACAATGTCTAGACAGGGCTTCATTGATCATTATTGTGGTGTCCAATAACTTTTGCCGCAGTTCGTATTGTCAAAATGAGTTTAATCAGGCCTATATGCAGAGGAAACCAATAGTTTTGTTGTTGATGGATCATGTAGATGAGGAACTAATGATGCCTACACTTAGGCAACTATACAAGAGGGATGTTCGGATTTTGTGGACATTCGAAAATGGTCAGTTTGTACTGAAAACCACTTGGGAAAATGTTTGCAGATCAGTTTTGGATAAAGTTCAAGTCTAG